A section of the Salvelinus fontinalis isolate EN_2023a chromosome 33, ASM2944872v1, whole genome shotgun sequence genome encodes:
- the LOC129831856 gene encoding vascular endothelial zinc finger 1-like isoform X7, which yields MEPSWSTFLFQSSVGPMVPGNPRRDYYTGIRQANEALHHQHQVAQNSLLPLLQSGGPEPVDQKPVMPILLDQKPPVSVAELLKDNVASGTGGGGGGGPVVVVKKEPKSKTPFICGYCNKAFRDSYHLRRHESCHTGVKMVSRPKKTQTAPTMVPMISTVPQRENSGGQPSYISTIAGILTTATTSASTGSSIMSPTMVPQQHQHQQQHHHQQQQSQPKKPAKPVKKNHGCEMCGKAFRDVYHLNRHKLSHSDEKPFECPICQQRFKRKDRMTYHVRSHDGGVHKPYICSVCGKGFSRPDHLSCHVKHVHSSERPFKCQVTACTSAFATKDRLRSHMIRHEGKVTCNICGKMLSAAYITSHLKTHGQASFNNPCNKDSNNVHNSGSVTPVTNSAAITSAMNRGNASNPVTIAAQMNITTSTVNITSPINLQHPVTITGPMNIAHPVAITSGMPMNITGPLNIAMRPMDSMPFLSQVLPSSPPW from the exons ATGGAACCGAGCTGGAGTACATTTTTATTCCAG TCTTCTGTAGGTCCCATGGTTCCAGGGAATCCACGTAGGGACTACTACACAGGGATCAGA CAGGCCAATGAAGCCCTGCATCACCAGCACCAGGTGGCCCAGAACAGCTTGCTGCCTCTCCTCCAGTCAGGAGGACCAGAACCTGTGGACCAGAAACCTGTGATGCCCATCCTCTTGGACCAGAAGCCCCCAGTCAGCGTCGCAGAGCTCCTCAAGGACAATGTGGCCAGTGGGACAGgcggaggaggaggcggtggtccCGTTGTTGTGGTGAAGAAAGAGCCCAAGTCCAAAACACCTTTCATCTGTGGCTACTGCAACAAGGCCTTCCGGGACAGTTACCATCTCAGACGGCACGAGTCCTGCCATACTGGCGTCAAGATGGTGTCTCGTCCCAAGAAGACACAGACGGCGCCCACCATGGTGCCCATGATCTCCACAGTGCCACAGCGCGAGAACAGCGGCGGCCAGCCCTCTTACATCTCCACCATCGCTGGCATCCTCACCACGGCAACCACCTCGGCCTCCACGGGCTCCAGCATCATGTCTCCCACCATGGTGCCCCAGCAGCACCAGCATCAACAGCAGCACCATCATCAGCAGCAGCAGAGCCAGCCCAAGAAGCCTGCCAAGCCAGTGAAGAAGAACCACGGCTGTGAGATGTGTGGCAAGGCCTTCCGTGACGTCTACCACCTGAACCGTCACAAGCTGTCCCACTCAGACGAGAAGCCCTTTGAGTGCCCCATCTGCCAGCAGCGCTTCAAGAGAAAGGACCGCATGACCTACCACGTGCGCTCACACGACGGGGGCGTTCACAAACCTTACATCTGCTCTGTCTGTGGGAAGGGCTTCTCCAG gcCTGACCATCTAAGCTGTCATGTGAAGCATGTTCATTCCTCAGAGAGACCCTTCAAATGCCAAGTAACG GCCTGCACCTCTGCTTTCGCCACCAAAGACCGCCTGCGCTCCCACATGATCCGACATGAGGGCAAGGTGACCTGCAACATCTGTGGAAAGATGCTGAGCGCCGCCTACATTACCAGCCACCTCAAGACCCACGGCCAGGCCAGCTTCAACAACCCCTGTAATAAAG ACTCTAACAACGTGCACAACTCCGGCTCGGTGACGCCCGTCACCAactctgccgccatcacctcggCCATGAACCGTGGCAACGCCAGCAACCCGGTAACCATCGCCGCCCAGATGAACATCACCACCAGCACGGTCAACATCACCTCTCCAATCAACCTGCAGCACCCAGTGACCATCACTGGGCCCATGAATATAGCCCACCCTGTGGCCATCACCTCTGGGATGCCCATGAATATAACCGGGCCGCTTAACATCGCCATGCGGCCCATGGATAGCATGCCTTTTCTCTCCCAGGTCctgccttcctcccctccctggtAG
- the LOC129831856 gene encoding vascular endothelial zinc finger 1-like isoform X2 translates to MEPSWSTFLFQQANEALHHQHQVAQNSLLPLLQSGGPEPVDQKPVMPILLDQKPPVSVAELLKDNVASGTGGGGGGGPVVVVKKEPKSKTPFICGYCNKAFRDSYHLRRHESCHTGVKMVSRPKKTQTAPTMVPMISTVPQRENSGGQPSYISTIAGILTTATTSASTGSSIMSPTMVPQQHQHQQQHHHQQQQSQPKKPAKPVKKNHGCEMCGKAFRDVYHLNRHKLSHSDEKPFECPICQQRFKRKDRMTYHVRSHDGGVHKPYICSVCGKGFSRDIGRGQGEGCRGQTAPEEMGLQCRSCSSQGQWPDHLSCHVKHVHSSERPFKCQVTACTSAFATKDRLRSHMIRHEGKVTCNICGKMLSAAYITSHLKTHGQASFNNPCNKGLSDWQWNHHSGLRKGELTVGEILNNSFQVLMDISRFQDSNNVHNSGSVTPVTNSAAITSAMNRGNASNPVTIAAQMNITTSTVNITSPINLQHPVTITGPMNIAHPVAITSGMPMNITGPLNIAMRPMDSMPFLSQVLPSSPPW, encoded by the exons ATGGAACCGAGCTGGAGTACATTTTTATTCCAG CAGGCCAATGAAGCCCTGCATCACCAGCACCAGGTGGCCCAGAACAGCTTGCTGCCTCTCCTCCAGTCAGGAGGACCAGAACCTGTGGACCAGAAACCTGTGATGCCCATCCTCTTGGACCAGAAGCCCCCAGTCAGCGTCGCAGAGCTCCTCAAGGACAATGTGGCCAGTGGGACAGgcggaggaggaggcggtggtccCGTTGTTGTGGTGAAGAAAGAGCCCAAGTCCAAAACACCTTTCATCTGTGGCTACTGCAACAAGGCCTTCCGGGACAGTTACCATCTCAGACGGCACGAGTCCTGCCATACTGGCGTCAAGATGGTGTCTCGTCCCAAGAAGACACAGACGGCGCCCACCATGGTGCCCATGATCTCCACAGTGCCACAGCGCGAGAACAGCGGCGGCCAGCCCTCTTACATCTCCACCATCGCTGGCATCCTCACCACGGCAACCACCTCGGCCTCCACGGGCTCCAGCATCATGTCTCCCACCATGGTGCCCCAGCAGCACCAGCATCAACAGCAGCACCATCATCAGCAGCAGCAGAGCCAGCCCAAGAAGCCTGCCAAGCCAGTGAAGAAGAACCACGGCTGTGAGATGTGTGGCAAGGCCTTCCGTGACGTCTACCACCTGAACCGTCACAAGCTGTCCCACTCAGACGAGAAGCCCTTTGAGTGCCCCATCTGCCAGCAGCGCTTCAAGAGAAAGGACCGCATGACCTACCACGTGCGCTCACACGACGGGGGCGTTCACAAACCTTACATCTGCTCTGTCTGTGGGAAGGGCTTCTCCAG GGATATCGGCAGGGGACAGGGAGAAGGCTGCAGGGGCCAGACAGCACCAGAAGAGATGGGTCTCCAGTGTCGCTCCTGCAGCTCCCAAGGCCAATG gcCTGACCATCTAAGCTGTCATGTGAAGCATGTTCATTCCTCAGAGAGACCCTTCAAATGCCAAGTAACG GCCTGCACCTCTGCTTTCGCCACCAAAGACCGCCTGCGCTCCCACATGATCCGACATGAGGGCAAGGTGACCTGCAACATCTGTGGAAAGATGCTGAGCGCCGCCTACATTACCAGCCACCTCAAGACCCACGGCCAGGCCAGCTTCAACAACCCCTGTAATAAAG GGCTAAGTGACTGGCAGTGGAACCACCACTCAGGGCTACGAAAAG GTGAGTTGACGGTAGGAGAGATCTTAAATAACTCGTTCCAAGTCCTTATGGACATCTCTCGTTTTCAAG ACTCTAACAACGTGCACAACTCCGGCTCGGTGACGCCCGTCACCAactctgccgccatcacctcggCCATGAACCGTGGCAACGCCAGCAACCCGGTAACCATCGCCGCCCAGATGAACATCACCACCAGCACGGTCAACATCACCTCTCCAATCAACCTGCAGCACCCAGTGACCATCACTGGGCCCATGAATATAGCCCACCCTGTGGCCATCACCTCTGGGATGCCCATGAATATAACCGGGCCGCTTAACATCGCCATGCGGCCCATGGATAGCATGCCTTTTCTCTCCCAGGTCctgccttcctcccctccctggtAG
- the LOC129831856 gene encoding vascular endothelial zinc finger 1-like isoform X1, producing MEPSWSTFLFQSSVGPMVPGNPRRDYYTGIRQANEALHHQHQVAQNSLLPLLQSGGPEPVDQKPVMPILLDQKPPVSVAELLKDNVASGTGGGGGGGPVVVVKKEPKSKTPFICGYCNKAFRDSYHLRRHESCHTGVKMVSRPKKTQTAPTMVPMISTVPQRENSGGQPSYISTIAGILTTATTSASTGSSIMSPTMVPQQHQHQQQHHHQQQQSQPKKPAKPVKKNHGCEMCGKAFRDVYHLNRHKLSHSDEKPFECPICQQRFKRKDRMTYHVRSHDGGVHKPYICSVCGKGFSRDIGRGQGEGCRGQTAPEEMGLQCRSCSSQGQWPDHLSCHVKHVHSSERPFKCQVTACTSAFATKDRLRSHMIRHEGKVTCNICGKMLSAAYITSHLKTHGQASFNNPCNKGLSDWQWNHHSGLRKGELTVGEILNNSFQVLMDISRFQDSNNVHNSGSVTPVTNSAAITSAMNRGNASNPVTIAAQMNITTSTVNITSPINLQHPVTITGPMNIAHPVAITSGMPMNITGPLNIAMRPMDSMPFLSQVLPSSPPW from the exons ATGGAACCGAGCTGGAGTACATTTTTATTCCAG TCTTCTGTAGGTCCCATGGTTCCAGGGAATCCACGTAGGGACTACTACACAGGGATCAGA CAGGCCAATGAAGCCCTGCATCACCAGCACCAGGTGGCCCAGAACAGCTTGCTGCCTCTCCTCCAGTCAGGAGGACCAGAACCTGTGGACCAGAAACCTGTGATGCCCATCCTCTTGGACCAGAAGCCCCCAGTCAGCGTCGCAGAGCTCCTCAAGGACAATGTGGCCAGTGGGACAGgcggaggaggaggcggtggtccCGTTGTTGTGGTGAAGAAAGAGCCCAAGTCCAAAACACCTTTCATCTGTGGCTACTGCAACAAGGCCTTCCGGGACAGTTACCATCTCAGACGGCACGAGTCCTGCCATACTGGCGTCAAGATGGTGTCTCGTCCCAAGAAGACACAGACGGCGCCCACCATGGTGCCCATGATCTCCACAGTGCCACAGCGCGAGAACAGCGGCGGCCAGCCCTCTTACATCTCCACCATCGCTGGCATCCTCACCACGGCAACCACCTCGGCCTCCACGGGCTCCAGCATCATGTCTCCCACCATGGTGCCCCAGCAGCACCAGCATCAACAGCAGCACCATCATCAGCAGCAGCAGAGCCAGCCCAAGAAGCCTGCCAAGCCAGTGAAGAAGAACCACGGCTGTGAGATGTGTGGCAAGGCCTTCCGTGACGTCTACCACCTGAACCGTCACAAGCTGTCCCACTCAGACGAGAAGCCCTTTGAGTGCCCCATCTGCCAGCAGCGCTTCAAGAGAAAGGACCGCATGACCTACCACGTGCGCTCACACGACGGGGGCGTTCACAAACCTTACATCTGCTCTGTCTGTGGGAAGGGCTTCTCCAG GGATATCGGCAGGGGACAGGGAGAAGGCTGCAGGGGCCAGACAGCACCAGAAGAGATGGGTCTCCAGTGTCGCTCCTGCAGCTCCCAAGGCCAATG gcCTGACCATCTAAGCTGTCATGTGAAGCATGTTCATTCCTCAGAGAGACCCTTCAAATGCCAAGTAACG GCCTGCACCTCTGCTTTCGCCACCAAAGACCGCCTGCGCTCCCACATGATCCGACATGAGGGCAAGGTGACCTGCAACATCTGTGGAAAGATGCTGAGCGCCGCCTACATTACCAGCCACCTCAAGACCCACGGCCAGGCCAGCTTCAACAACCCCTGTAATAAAG GGCTAAGTGACTGGCAGTGGAACCACCACTCAGGGCTACGAAAAG GTGAGTTGACGGTAGGAGAGATCTTAAATAACTCGTTCCAAGTCCTTATGGACATCTCTCGTTTTCAAG ACTCTAACAACGTGCACAACTCCGGCTCGGTGACGCCCGTCACCAactctgccgccatcacctcggCCATGAACCGTGGCAACGCCAGCAACCCGGTAACCATCGCCGCCCAGATGAACATCACCACCAGCACGGTCAACATCACCTCTCCAATCAACCTGCAGCACCCAGTGACCATCACTGGGCCCATGAATATAGCCCACCCTGTGGCCATCACCTCTGGGATGCCCATGAATATAACCGGGCCGCTTAACATCGCCATGCGGCCCATGGATAGCATGCCTTTTCTCTCCCAGGTCctgccttcctcccctccctggtAG
- the LOC129831856 gene encoding vascular endothelial zinc finger 1-like isoform X3 codes for MEPSWSTFLFQSSVGPMVPGNPRRDYYTGIRQANEALHHQHQVAQNSLLPLLQSGGPEPVDQKPVMPILLDQKPPVSVAELLKDNVASGTGGGGGGGPVVVVKKEPKSKTPFICGYCNKAFRDSYHLRRHESCHTGVKMVSRPKKTQTAPTMVPMISTVPQRENSGGQPSYISTIAGILTTATTSASTGSSIMSPTMVPQQHQHQQQHHHQQQQSQPKKPAKPVKKNHGCEMCGKAFRDVYHLNRHKLSHSDEKPFECPICQQRFKRKDRMTYHVRSHDGGVHKPYICSVCGKGFSRDIGRGQGEGCRGQTAPEEMGLQCRSCSSQGQWPDHLSCHVKHVHSSERPFKCQVTACTSAFATKDRLRSHMIRHEGKVTCNICGKMLSAAYITSHLKTHGQASFNNPCNKGLSDWQWNHHSGLRKDSNNVHNSGSVTPVTNSAAITSAMNRGNASNPVTIAAQMNITTSTVNITSPINLQHPVTITGPMNIAHPVAITSGMPMNITGPLNIAMRPMDSMPFLSQVLPSSPPW; via the exons ATGGAACCGAGCTGGAGTACATTTTTATTCCAG TCTTCTGTAGGTCCCATGGTTCCAGGGAATCCACGTAGGGACTACTACACAGGGATCAGA CAGGCCAATGAAGCCCTGCATCACCAGCACCAGGTGGCCCAGAACAGCTTGCTGCCTCTCCTCCAGTCAGGAGGACCAGAACCTGTGGACCAGAAACCTGTGATGCCCATCCTCTTGGACCAGAAGCCCCCAGTCAGCGTCGCAGAGCTCCTCAAGGACAATGTGGCCAGTGGGACAGgcggaggaggaggcggtggtccCGTTGTTGTGGTGAAGAAAGAGCCCAAGTCCAAAACACCTTTCATCTGTGGCTACTGCAACAAGGCCTTCCGGGACAGTTACCATCTCAGACGGCACGAGTCCTGCCATACTGGCGTCAAGATGGTGTCTCGTCCCAAGAAGACACAGACGGCGCCCACCATGGTGCCCATGATCTCCACAGTGCCACAGCGCGAGAACAGCGGCGGCCAGCCCTCTTACATCTCCACCATCGCTGGCATCCTCACCACGGCAACCACCTCGGCCTCCACGGGCTCCAGCATCATGTCTCCCACCATGGTGCCCCAGCAGCACCAGCATCAACAGCAGCACCATCATCAGCAGCAGCAGAGCCAGCCCAAGAAGCCTGCCAAGCCAGTGAAGAAGAACCACGGCTGTGAGATGTGTGGCAAGGCCTTCCGTGACGTCTACCACCTGAACCGTCACAAGCTGTCCCACTCAGACGAGAAGCCCTTTGAGTGCCCCATCTGCCAGCAGCGCTTCAAGAGAAAGGACCGCATGACCTACCACGTGCGCTCACACGACGGGGGCGTTCACAAACCTTACATCTGCTCTGTCTGTGGGAAGGGCTTCTCCAG GGATATCGGCAGGGGACAGGGAGAAGGCTGCAGGGGCCAGACAGCACCAGAAGAGATGGGTCTCCAGTGTCGCTCCTGCAGCTCCCAAGGCCAATG gcCTGACCATCTAAGCTGTCATGTGAAGCATGTTCATTCCTCAGAGAGACCCTTCAAATGCCAAGTAACG GCCTGCACCTCTGCTTTCGCCACCAAAGACCGCCTGCGCTCCCACATGATCCGACATGAGGGCAAGGTGACCTGCAACATCTGTGGAAAGATGCTGAGCGCCGCCTACATTACCAGCCACCTCAAGACCCACGGCCAGGCCAGCTTCAACAACCCCTGTAATAAAG GGCTAAGTGACTGGCAGTGGAACCACCACTCAGGGCTACGAAAAG ACTCTAACAACGTGCACAACTCCGGCTCGGTGACGCCCGTCACCAactctgccgccatcacctcggCCATGAACCGTGGCAACGCCAGCAACCCGGTAACCATCGCCGCCCAGATGAACATCACCACCAGCACGGTCAACATCACCTCTCCAATCAACCTGCAGCACCCAGTGACCATCACTGGGCCCATGAATATAGCCCACCCTGTGGCCATCACCTCTGGGATGCCCATGAATATAACCGGGCCGCTTAACATCGCCATGCGGCCCATGGATAGCATGCCTTTTCTCTCCCAGGTCctgccttcctcccctccctggtAG
- the LOC129831856 gene encoding vascular endothelial zinc finger 1-like isoform X5: protein MEPSWSTFLFQSSVGPMVPGNPRRDYYTGIRQANEALHHQHQVAQNSLLPLLQSGGPEPVDQKPVMPILLDQKPPVSVAELLKDNVASGTGGGGGGGPVVVVKKEPKSKTPFICGYCNKAFRDSYHLRRHESCHTGVKMVSRPKKTQTAPTMVPMISTVPQRENSGGQPSYISTIAGILTTATTSASTGSSIMSPTMVPQQHQHQQQHHHQQQQSQPKKPAKPVKKNHGCEMCGKAFRDVYHLNRHKLSHSDEKPFECPICQQRFKRKDRMTYHVRSHDGGVHKPYICSVCGKGFSRDIGRGQGEGCRGQTAPEEMGLQCRSCSSQGQWPDHLSCHVKHVHSSERPFKCQVTACTSAFATKDRLRSHMIRHEGKVTCNICGKMLSAAYITSHLKTHGQASFNNPCNKDSNNVHNSGSVTPVTNSAAITSAMNRGNASNPVTIAAQMNITTSTVNITSPINLQHPVTITGPMNIAHPVAITSGMPMNITGPLNIAMRPMDSMPFLSQVLPSSPPW from the exons ATGGAACCGAGCTGGAGTACATTTTTATTCCAG TCTTCTGTAGGTCCCATGGTTCCAGGGAATCCACGTAGGGACTACTACACAGGGATCAGA CAGGCCAATGAAGCCCTGCATCACCAGCACCAGGTGGCCCAGAACAGCTTGCTGCCTCTCCTCCAGTCAGGAGGACCAGAACCTGTGGACCAGAAACCTGTGATGCCCATCCTCTTGGACCAGAAGCCCCCAGTCAGCGTCGCAGAGCTCCTCAAGGACAATGTGGCCAGTGGGACAGgcggaggaggaggcggtggtccCGTTGTTGTGGTGAAGAAAGAGCCCAAGTCCAAAACACCTTTCATCTGTGGCTACTGCAACAAGGCCTTCCGGGACAGTTACCATCTCAGACGGCACGAGTCCTGCCATACTGGCGTCAAGATGGTGTCTCGTCCCAAGAAGACACAGACGGCGCCCACCATGGTGCCCATGATCTCCACAGTGCCACAGCGCGAGAACAGCGGCGGCCAGCCCTCTTACATCTCCACCATCGCTGGCATCCTCACCACGGCAACCACCTCGGCCTCCACGGGCTCCAGCATCATGTCTCCCACCATGGTGCCCCAGCAGCACCAGCATCAACAGCAGCACCATCATCAGCAGCAGCAGAGCCAGCCCAAGAAGCCTGCCAAGCCAGTGAAGAAGAACCACGGCTGTGAGATGTGTGGCAAGGCCTTCCGTGACGTCTACCACCTGAACCGTCACAAGCTGTCCCACTCAGACGAGAAGCCCTTTGAGTGCCCCATCTGCCAGCAGCGCTTCAAGAGAAAGGACCGCATGACCTACCACGTGCGCTCACACGACGGGGGCGTTCACAAACCTTACATCTGCTCTGTCTGTGGGAAGGGCTTCTCCAG GGATATCGGCAGGGGACAGGGAGAAGGCTGCAGGGGCCAGACAGCACCAGAAGAGATGGGTCTCCAGTGTCGCTCCTGCAGCTCCCAAGGCCAATG gcCTGACCATCTAAGCTGTCATGTGAAGCATGTTCATTCCTCAGAGAGACCCTTCAAATGCCAAGTAACG GCCTGCACCTCTGCTTTCGCCACCAAAGACCGCCTGCGCTCCCACATGATCCGACATGAGGGCAAGGTGACCTGCAACATCTGTGGAAAGATGCTGAGCGCCGCCTACATTACCAGCCACCTCAAGACCCACGGCCAGGCCAGCTTCAACAACCCCTGTAATAAAG ACTCTAACAACGTGCACAACTCCGGCTCGGTGACGCCCGTCACCAactctgccgccatcacctcggCCATGAACCGTGGCAACGCCAGCAACCCGGTAACCATCGCCGCCCAGATGAACATCACCACCAGCACGGTCAACATCACCTCTCCAATCAACCTGCAGCACCCAGTGACCATCACTGGGCCCATGAATATAGCCCACCCTGTGGCCATCACCTCTGGGATGCCCATGAATATAACCGGGCCGCTTAACATCGCCATGCGGCCCATGGATAGCATGCCTTTTCTCTCCCAGGTCctgccttcctcccctccctggtAG
- the LOC129831856 gene encoding vascular endothelial zinc finger 1-like isoform X4: MEPSWSTFLFQSSVGPMVPGNPRRDYYTGIRQANEALHHQHQVAQNSLLPLLQSGGPEPVDQKPVMPILLDQKPPVSVAELLKDNVASGTGGGGGGGPVVVVKKEPKSKTPFICGYCNKAFRDSYHLRRHESCHTGVKMVSRPKKTQTAPTMVPMISTVPQRENSGGQPSYISTIAGILTTATTSASTGSSIMSPTMVPQQHQHQQQHHHQQQQSQPKKPAKPVKKNHGCEMCGKAFRDVYHLNRHKLSHSDEKPFECPICQQRFKRKDRMTYHVRSHDGGVHKPYICSVCGKGFSRPDHLSCHVKHVHSSERPFKCQVTACTSAFATKDRLRSHMIRHEGKVTCNICGKMLSAAYITSHLKTHGQASFNNPCNKGLSDWQWNHHSGLRKGELTVGEILNNSFQVLMDISRFQDSNNVHNSGSVTPVTNSAAITSAMNRGNASNPVTIAAQMNITTSTVNITSPINLQHPVTITGPMNIAHPVAITSGMPMNITGPLNIAMRPMDSMPFLSQVLPSSPPW, encoded by the exons ATGGAACCGAGCTGGAGTACATTTTTATTCCAG TCTTCTGTAGGTCCCATGGTTCCAGGGAATCCACGTAGGGACTACTACACAGGGATCAGA CAGGCCAATGAAGCCCTGCATCACCAGCACCAGGTGGCCCAGAACAGCTTGCTGCCTCTCCTCCAGTCAGGAGGACCAGAACCTGTGGACCAGAAACCTGTGATGCCCATCCTCTTGGACCAGAAGCCCCCAGTCAGCGTCGCAGAGCTCCTCAAGGACAATGTGGCCAGTGGGACAGgcggaggaggaggcggtggtccCGTTGTTGTGGTGAAGAAAGAGCCCAAGTCCAAAACACCTTTCATCTGTGGCTACTGCAACAAGGCCTTCCGGGACAGTTACCATCTCAGACGGCACGAGTCCTGCCATACTGGCGTCAAGATGGTGTCTCGTCCCAAGAAGACACAGACGGCGCCCACCATGGTGCCCATGATCTCCACAGTGCCACAGCGCGAGAACAGCGGCGGCCAGCCCTCTTACATCTCCACCATCGCTGGCATCCTCACCACGGCAACCACCTCGGCCTCCACGGGCTCCAGCATCATGTCTCCCACCATGGTGCCCCAGCAGCACCAGCATCAACAGCAGCACCATCATCAGCAGCAGCAGAGCCAGCCCAAGAAGCCTGCCAAGCCAGTGAAGAAGAACCACGGCTGTGAGATGTGTGGCAAGGCCTTCCGTGACGTCTACCACCTGAACCGTCACAAGCTGTCCCACTCAGACGAGAAGCCCTTTGAGTGCCCCATCTGCCAGCAGCGCTTCAAGAGAAAGGACCGCATGACCTACCACGTGCGCTCACACGACGGGGGCGTTCACAAACCTTACATCTGCTCTGTCTGTGGGAAGGGCTTCTCCAG gcCTGACCATCTAAGCTGTCATGTGAAGCATGTTCATTCCTCAGAGAGACCCTTCAAATGCCAAGTAACG GCCTGCACCTCTGCTTTCGCCACCAAAGACCGCCTGCGCTCCCACATGATCCGACATGAGGGCAAGGTGACCTGCAACATCTGTGGAAAGATGCTGAGCGCCGCCTACATTACCAGCCACCTCAAGACCCACGGCCAGGCCAGCTTCAACAACCCCTGTAATAAAG GGCTAAGTGACTGGCAGTGGAACCACCACTCAGGGCTACGAAAAG GTGAGTTGACGGTAGGAGAGATCTTAAATAACTCGTTCCAAGTCCTTATGGACATCTCTCGTTTTCAAG ACTCTAACAACGTGCACAACTCCGGCTCGGTGACGCCCGTCACCAactctgccgccatcacctcggCCATGAACCGTGGCAACGCCAGCAACCCGGTAACCATCGCCGCCCAGATGAACATCACCACCAGCACGGTCAACATCACCTCTCCAATCAACCTGCAGCACCCAGTGACCATCACTGGGCCCATGAATATAGCCCACCCTGTGGCCATCACCTCTGGGATGCCCATGAATATAACCGGGCCGCTTAACATCGCCATGCGGCCCATGGATAGCATGCCTTTTCTCTCCCAGGTCctgccttcctcccctccctggtAG